A region of Bdellovibrionales bacterium DNA encodes the following proteins:
- the tnpB gene encoding IS66 family insertion sequence element accessory protein TnpB: protein MKSPSQFEGVFLHRDPVDLRRGIPGLSQIVESAQMGKLNGKNLFVFCGRRRHTIKILYFDRSGFCLWQKQLDVEKFPWPRKSLQEVVHISTEQLSWLLEGYDVWKMKPFSEINFERVC from the coding sequence GTGAAATCTCCCAGTCAATTTGAGGGTGTTTTTCTGCATCGAGATCCTGTCGATTTGCGCCGTGGGATTCCGGGATTGAGTCAGATTGTGGAGAGTGCCCAGATGGGAAAGTTGAACGGGAAAAATCTTTTCGTGTTCTGTGGTCGACGACGGCACACGATCAAGATTCTGTATTTTGATCGAAGTGGGTTCTGTCTATGGCAAAAGCAATTGGATGTGGAAAAGTTCCCATGGCCGAGGAAATCTTTGCAGGAAGTAGTCCACATATCCACAGAGCAATTGAGCTGGCTTCTGGAAGGTTATGATGTTTGGAAAATGAAGCCATTTTCAGAAATAAATTTTGAAAGAGTCTGTTGA